In the Sandaracinus amylolyticus genome, GCTCCTCGAGCTCGCCAGCGCACCGCCGATCGCGCCTCTCGCGCGCGGAGGGCCCGAGGGCGCGGAGCTGGGAGACGAGCTCCGGCTCGTCGGCTTCGGCCAGACCTCGCCGACCGACGGCGGTGGAGCGCGGCTCGGCGGCGCCGCCGTGCTCTCGGCGATCGACGCGACGACGCTCCGGCTCGCGCCCGCGCCCAGCGTCGCGTGCGATCGCGACTCGGGCGGCGCGGTGCTCCGGCTCACGGGCGACGTCCCGACGCTGGTCGGGGTGATCCGCTCCGGCGACGCGGCCTGCGCGAGCGTCACCGTCGCGACGCGCGTCGATGCGCAGGAGGACGCGTTCCTCGCGCCCTTCGTCGCCGCGGTCGGCGCGCTCGATCCCGAAGCGCGGCCCCCGCCCGACGTGACCGCGGACTTCTGCGCGGTGCCGTGCGCGATCGACGACGAGTGCCCCGCCGCGATGCGCTGCCTCCCGGATCGATCCGGTGCACGCCGCTGCGGCTACGCCGGCCTCGGGCCCGGAACGTTCGGCGAGCCGTGCGAGCGCGGCGTCGAGTGCGCGAGCGGCGCCTGCGCGGCGATCGGCACCGGCGACGAGCAGGACTGCCGCTGCTTCGTGCGATGCCCGACGCCCACCGCAGCGGCCGCGGCGAGCTGCTCCGTCCAGCCGTCGCGCTCCCGCGCGGGCGTGCTGATCGCGCTGTCGCTCCTCGCGCTGGTTGCGCGGCGGCGCCGCTACGCCGATCGCCGGAACTCGGTGGGGCTCTGGCCATGCGCCCGGCGGAACGCGCGCACGAACGCGCCGACCGACGCGTACCCCACCCGATCGGCGATCGACGCCAGCCCTTCTTGCGTCGATCGCAGCAGGCACCCCGCCTTGTAGAGGCGCCATCGCGTCAGGTACGCGAGCGGGGCCTCTCCGACGTGCTCGCGGAAGCGCAGCGCGAACGCGGAGCGCGACATGCCCGCGAGCTCCGCGAGCGACTCGACCGACCACGGGCGCTCGAGATCGGCGTGCATCGCGCGGAGCGCCGGACCGAGGCGCACATCGGCGAGCGCGCCGAGCCAGCGCAGCTCGTTGCCACGACCGGCCGCGTGGTGCGCTCGGATCATCTGCACGAGCACGAGATCCGCGAGTCGGCTCACGACGATCGGCGAACCGACGCCCGGCGTGCTCGTCTCGGCCGCGAGCAGATCGAGCGTCGCGCGCAGCGCGGTGGCCTCCGCGCCGTCGGTCGCGACGCAGAGCACGCGCGGCAAGAGATCGACGAGCGGCGTGCTCCCCCACGCGTCGAGCTCGAACCATCCGCACACGACCGACGTCGCCGGGCCGCCGCCGCCGTGCTCGACGACGTTGCCGACCTTGCGCGCGACGAGCTCCGAGCACGGCACCGCGCGGGTGTTGCGCGCGTCGCGCAGCGCGAAGGTCGCGTCCGACGCGACGAGGAAGCAGTCGCCGGCGCGCAGCGCGAGCGGCCGTTCCTCGCCCGCGACGCTCAGCCAACAGCTCCCTCGCACCACCATCCCGAACTTCGCGTGCGCCGGCCCGCGGAAGTCCACGCCCCACGGCGCGGTCGCATCGAGACGGAAGTAGATCGCGCTGCGCACCCGCATCGCGCTCAGCACCTCGGTCACGGGGTCCAGCACGTCGAGACGGACGGATCGATCTTCGGGCGTTCTGGTCACTGTGCGTCCCGATCCGGAGTTCTAGGTTGGCCTTCGAGCGCGCGCCAATGCGCGCCGAAGGAGGCCCTCCATGATCCTCGTGACCGGTGCGAACGGCACCATCGGAAGCCACGTCGTCCCTCGTCTGCTCGCCCGCGGAGAGCGCGTGCGCGCGCTGGTGCGCGATGCCGCGAGAGCCGCGAAGCTCGGACCCGACGTCGAGATCGTCGTCGGCGATCTCACGCGCCCCGAGACGCTCGATCGCGCGTTCGCGCGCGTCGACCGCGTGTTCCTCGCGACCACGGGGAGCGATCTCCCGCAGCAGGAGGCGAACGCGATCGCCGCGGCGGAGCGCGCGGGCGTCGGCCACGTCGTGAAGCTCTCGGTGATGATGCCCGAGGGCACACCGAGGATCGGATCCGCGAGCTGGCACGAGGCGAGCGAGCGCACGCTGCGCGCATCGCGGCTCGCGTGGACGATGCTCCGCGGCGGCAACTTCGCGAGCAACGCGCTCGCGTTCGCCGATCCCACGAGCCCGCTCGCGTCGGTGTTCGCGCTCGCCGGCGACGGCGGGCTCGCCCACGTGGATCCTCGCGACATCGCCGACGTCGCGGTGCTCGCGCTCACGTCGGGCAGCGCGCACCACGGGCGCGTCTACGACCTCACCGGCGCGACGCCGCTCAGCTACCGCGAGGTCGTGCGCATCCTCGCGTCGATCACCGGCAAGCCGATCGTGCTGCGCGAGCGACCGCCCGCGGAGATCCGCGCCGAGCTCCTCGCGGGCGGCTTCCCCGCGGATCTCGCGAACGCGTTCGTCGGCGCGATGTCGGCCGTCCGCGAGGGCGTGTGGGATCACGTCTCGCCCGACGTCGAGCGACTGCTCGGCCGTCCCCCGCGCGCGTTCGAGGAGTGGGCGCGCGATCACGCGCATTTCTTCGCGTGATCGGATCTCGCTTGCACGAGTGACCGCCCGGTCATATGACTGGTCGGTCACATGCCGACGCCCACGTTTTTCCGACTGCCCGACGAGAAGCGCGAGCGCTTCGTCGAAGAGGCGATCAACGAGTTCGCCGATCGCAGCTACGCCGAGGCGTCGCTCTCGCAGATCGTGAAGCGCATCGGGATCGCGAAGGGCAGCGTCTACCAGTACTTCGCGGACAAGCTCGATCTGTATCGCTGGCTGCTGACCGAGGAAGTGCCTCGGCGGCGCCGCGAATTCGTGGGCGTGATCGACGACGCCGACGCCGACTTCTGGGCCGCGCTCGAGACGCAGATCGAGCGCGGCATGGCGTTCCTGGTCGAGCACCCGAAGCTCGCGCGCATCACCGCCGCCGCCGCCGATCCCACCGCGCACGAAGAGGTGCGCGGCCTCCATCGCGCGGTGTGCCAGGCGGGCGAGGCCGAGCTCGAGCGATCCCTGGAGCGGGGCATCCGCCGCGGCGCGATCTCGAAGGACGTCGATCCGAAGATCGCGGTGCACTTCGTCACGGCGATCACCGGGCCCGGCCTCACCAACGTCGTGCTGCAGGAGCTCGGCGCGGACCTCCACGAGATCCTCGCGTCCGACGAGCTGCGACGAAGGCTCGATCCTCGACGGCGTCGCCGCCTCGCGAAGCAAGCGCTGCTGCTGATCCAGCGCGGCCTCGGCGCGTAACCGCGCCCCCCACTCAACGACCTCTCGGACCGCCGGACCGGCGGCAATGGAGCCGTCCGTCCGTCGTGTCCGCGAGAACCGAAAGGAACGATCCGAACATGCTGAGCTACGACTTCTCCGGCCGCGTCGCGCTCGTCACCGGAGGCACGTCGGGCATCGGTCGCGCGACCGCCCTCGCCTTCGCGCGTGCCGGCGCCGACGTGGTGATCGCGGCGCGCGACGAGGCGCGCAGCACCGAGGTGCTCACCGAGCTCGAGGAGCACCGCGTGCGCGCGCTCTTCACGCGCATGGACGTGCGCGACGCGGCCTCGATCGCACGCGCGATCGAGACCATCGCTGCGCGCTTCGGGCGCCTCGACTTCGCGATCAACAACGCGGGCGCGGGCGGCGACATGCAGCCGCTCGAGACCGCCGATCAGGCGATCTGGGACGACACGATGGCGATCAACGCGCGCGGCACCTGGCTCGCGATGCGCCACGAGATCCCGCTGATGCTGAAGACCGGCGGGGGCGCGATCGTGAACGCGAGCTCGATCTACGGCATCGCGGGCAAGCCCGCGCACCACGCGTACGTCGCGTCGAAGCACGCGGTGCTCGGCCTCACGAAGTCGGTCGCGCTCGAGTACGCGTCGCGCGGCATCCGCGTGAACGCGCTCTGCGCCGGCGTCACGCGCACCCCCGCGATGCGCGCCGCCGAGAGCGTGGTGCCCGAGATCGTGAAGGCGCTCGTCGCGCAGCACCCGATGGGCCGCATGGCGAGCGAAGAGGAGGTCGCGGCGGCCGCGGTGTGGCTCTGCTCGGAGGGCGCGGGCTTCGTCACCGGCGCACCGCTCCACGTCGACGGCGGCTTCCTCGCCGCGTGATCAGAGCGCGTCGAGGTAGGGATCGGCGCCCGCGAGGAAGTGCGACTCGTCGTAGCGGACGAGGCGCGCCGGGACGTGCCCGCGTCCAGCCTCGCAGCCCGCGACCTCGACGTGCGTCAGCTCGATGATCGACGTCAGCACCGCGACACCGAGCGCAGGCGTCGTGTAGAGCACCGGCATCTCGCCGACGTGGCGCCCGCACTCGCCGCCGGTCTCCTCGCCGATCAGCTCGGCGTCGGGGCGGAACGCGCGCAGCGCGGTGATCATCTCGACCGCCGCCGAATTCGTGTGCCCGTCGACGAACGCGACGACGCGACCGCGATGTCCCGCGCCGTGCGGCGTCATCATCGACGCGAGGGGATCCCCCTCGTGGACGAAGCGCCCTTCCTCGTCCGGCGCGCCGGGGAACAAGCTGGGGAGCGCCTCTTCGGGCACGTACGGGAACGACACCTGCGCGCGGTGGGCGTCGGGGATGCGCGTGACGCGTGTCTCCATGCGCGCCCACTGCGCGTAGGCTCGCCCGAGCACGTGGTTGAGCACCGCGATGCCGTGCGTGCGCAGGCCGCCCTCGTTGCCGCGCACGTCGAGCACCAGCGTCGAGTCGGGATCGATCGTCGCGAAGATCGCGTCGACGCGGCGCAGGTACTCGTCCTGATCCGCGATGCCGAACGCCGGCAGGCGCAGCAACACCGTGGTGTCGTCGATCGCGACCACGAAGGGCCACGGCTGCGCCTCGGTCGAGCGTGGTCCCCACACCGGCGCGGACCGCCGCGCGTCGGCGAGCGTCGCGAGTACGTCGCGATCGACGCCCTCGAGCTCGACGTCGCGCTCGGTGCCGTCGGGCTCGCGGACCCGCACGACGTAGGTCTCGCGGGTCCCGCGCGCGACGTGGAAGTGACGGGCGAACGCGCGCTCGAGCGCGGCGCGTCGCGCGCTCTCGTGCGTCCCGTCGGCCAGCACCATGCCCTCGAGCTCGCTCCAGAGCGCCTCGATCGGCTCGCCATCGATCGCGAGGAGCACCGTGCCGTGCGGCAGCTCGGGCGACGACGCGTCGACGAAGAACGTAGCCCCCGCGCGCTTCGGCAGGAGCGGCAGGAGCGAGAGCGGGCCCGTCTGGAACGTCGGCAGCGCGATCGCGACGTGCCCGTCGTGGAGCTGCGCGAGCACGCGGTGCATCGCACGACCGAGCTCGACGTCGGTCGCGTCCTCGAGCTCTTCGAGGTGCGCGGCTTCGTCCTCGACCAGCGCGTCGAACGTTTCGTCGTCGACGTAGGCGTGCGGACGTGGGTGCACGTCGAGCACGAAGCGCGCGAGGGCGCGCAGATCGCTCGCGGCGCTCGGTGGCGGCCCGCTCGCCCCGCACGACGCGAGCGCCATCGCGAGCACGACGAGCGCGACGTGCCGCATCGATCAGGTCTCTTCGGGCTCGCTCTTGCCGCGGCCGAAGACCTTCGATCCCGGGGGGACGCTCTTCGTGAGCCACACGTTGCCGCCGATCACCGAGCCGCGACCGATCACCGTGTCGCCGCCGAGGATCGTCGCGCCCGAGTAGATCGTGACCTCGTCCTCGATCGTCGGGTGGCGCTTCTTGCCGGGCGCGTCCTCGCGGTTCGGCACGCTCAGCGCGCCGAGCGTGACGTTCTGATAGAGCTTCACGTCGTTGCCGATCACCGCCGTCTCGCCGATGACGACGCCGGTGCCGTGATCGATGAAGAACCGCTCGCCGATGCGCGCGCCCGGGCTGATGTCGATGCCCGTCCGCGCGTGCGCGTGCTCGGTGAGGATGCGCGGCAGCATCGGCACGCCCGCGCCGCTCAGCCGATGCGCGATGCGATACGCGGTCACGGCCTCGATCGACGGATAGCTGAAGACGATCTCCTCGATGTTCTTCGCCGCGGGATCTCCGTCGTACGCCGCGCGCACGTCGCCGTTGAGCGTGCGCCGCAGAGCAGGGAGATCGCGGAAGAGCCCGAGCACGACGGCCTCGCCCGAGCCCGCGGGCAGCACACGATCGGTGCGGCCCATCCAGTGATCGTAGGTGAGCGCGCGCTCGATCTGCTCGACGAGCAGCTGATGCGCAGCGTGCAGGTGGGTCGCGATCGCGTGCCGCAGCGAGTCGCGGTGGAGCCCGCGCGTGGCGTAGAACCCCATGAAGAGCACGGGCTTGAGGTGATCGAGCGCCTCGATCACCGCGCGCTTGCTGGGAAGCGCGGCGCTCTCGAGGTTGTCGATCTCGAGCTCACCGGTGTAGCTCGCGACCACTCCGTCGATCGCATCCTCGAGCTCGCGGTAGCGCTTGGGGTCGGCACGCATACTTCGGAATCGAGCTAACGTAGCTGGCGACGAGGAGCGCGGCGAGCGGCGAAATGGACGTGAAGTCGATCCTGGATCGAGTCGGGAACACACCCCTGGTGATGCTGGAGACCGGCGTCGATCGCGCGGGCATCCGGCTGCTCGGCAAGCTCGAGGGGAACAACCCGGGCGGCAGCGTGAAGGATCGCCCGGCGCGATCGATGATCCTGCGCGCCGAGGCGCGCGGTGATCTGCGCCCGGGCATGAAGCTCATCGAGCCCACGAGCGGGAACACCGGCATCGCGCTCGCGATGATCGCAGCCGCGCGCGGCTACGCGATCGAGCTCGTGATGCCCGCGAACGCGACCGCGGAGCGCGTGAAGCAGATGCGCGCGCTCGGCGCGACGGTGATCCTCACGCCGGCCGACGCGGGCATGGAGGGCGCGATCGATCACGCGCGCGAGAAGGTCGCGACCGGCGGCTATCTGATGCTCGACCAGTTCGGCAACGCCGACAATTGGCGCGCGCACTACGAGTCGACGGGCCCGGAGATCTGGCGCGACACCGACGGCACCATCACGCACTTCGTGAGCTCGATGGGCACGACGGGCACGATCATGGGCACGTCGCGCTACCTGAAGGAGCAGCGCGAGAGCGTGCAGATCGTCGGGTGTCAGCCCACCGAGGGCTCGAGCATCCCGGGGATCCGCCGCTGGCCGATCGAGTACCTGCCGAAGATCTACGAGCCCGAGCGGGTCGATCGTGTGATCGACGTGGAGCAGCGCGACGCCGAGCACACCGCGCGCACGCTCGCGCGGCGCGAGGGCGTGTTCGTCGGCGTCAGCTCGGGCGGCGCGGTGTGGGCGGCGCGCCAGGTGTGCGCGGAGCTCGCGCGCGAGGGACGCGACGGCGTCGTCGTGTGCATCCTCTGCGATCGCGGCGATCGCTACCTGTCGTCCCCGCTCTTCGAGCACCAGGACTGAGTCTGCCGAGTGCTCGTCCGCACGTCCCGCACGGGAGCGCGCGGACGCTAGGGACGGGCGGGCGAGCCGATTTTTCGACAGTCTTCGAGCACGATGGCTGGCAAGACGATGCGGGTGCGGCTCGATCGGATCGGGACTGCCGCGTTCGAGGCGGTCGCCGAGGGCTCGGGCGGAAAGGTCGTGCTCGACGGCTCGCCCGAGATCGGCGGCGAGGGGCGCGGCATGCGCCCGATGGAGCTGATGCTCACCGCGATCGCGAGCTGCGCCGCGATGGACGTGGTGCACATCCTCCGCAAGCAGCGCGAGCCGCTCGAGTCGCTGCACATCGAGGTCGAGGGCGATCGTGCCGACGCGACACCCGCGCCGTTCACCGCGATCCGCGTGGTGCTCGTCGCGAACGCCGCGGTCGACGCGCACAAGCTCGAGCGCGCGGTGTCGCTCGCGGTCGAGAAGTACTGCTCCGCGACCGCGAGCCTCGATCCGTCGATCTCGGTGACCTGGGAAGCGCGCCGCGCCTGACGCTACGGATTCCGTAGCGCCTTCGAGCGCTCTCCGCGGCGCTCGATCTGCCGCGCGCACGCCTCGAGCGCGTGGCGCAGGTTGCGCTGCGTCTCGAGCCCGCCGAAGTCGCCGCCGAGCTCGACCAGCATCTGCGCCACCGCGGGCTGCAGGCCGCTCAGGATGCAGCGCGCACCGAGCAGCTCGACCGCGCGCGCGAGCTTCGCGAAGCGGTCCGCCGTGCTCGTGTCGAGCAGCTCCACGCCGGTGAGATCGACGATCACGTGCTTGGCGCGCGTGCGCACGATCTCCGCGAGCAGACGCTCCGACATCTGCGCGCTGCGCTGGGTGTCGACGAGCCCGATCACCGGCAGCACCAGCACGTCCTCGCGCACCTCGAGCACCGGCGTCGAGAGCTCGTCGAGCGCGACGCGCAGCCGCTCGATGAGCTCGCGGTTCTCGATCTCGCGCTTCGCGAGCGCCTCGTTGCGCGCTGCGAGATCCGCCTCGAGCGCCATCCGCTCGGTCACGTCGCGGAAGATGACGACCGCGCCGCCGCCCGCGAGGGGCCGCGCCTGGCCCGCGAGCATGAAGCCGCGGCCGCGCACGTCGACGAACCAGAGCAGCTCGTGATCGACGAACTCGCCCTTCATCGCGCGCATGCCGCCGGTCTCCTCGAGCGGCATCGGCGTCACGCGGTCGGGCCGGAAGAACTGCGACTCCTGCTTCCAGTCGTCGACCTTCGTGCGGTCGTCCTCGAGCAGCGCGCGCGCAGCGGGGTTCTGGTGGCGGCCGCCGGCCGCGTCGAACACGAGGATGCCGTCGACGCTATGGTCGATCAGCGCGGTGAGCAGATCCTTCGAGCGCGCGAGCTCGGCCTCGAGCTCGGCGATGCGCTGCTGTTCCGGGGTGACGTTCGCGAGGCTCATCGATCGCGGCTCTCCTTCACGCGCGCGAGCTCGGCTCGGGCGTGCTCTGTCGGTCCGTCGAGGACGGCTCGAGCCGGGCCGGCACGTCGCGCGCGGTCCCCTCGGTCGCGTCGCTCTCGGAGGCGGGCTCGGGTGGGAGCTGCGGTCGCAGGCGTCGGGTCGGGATTCGGCTTCGGTCGTCGCTCACGCGCGGCGCCTGAGCATTCCCAGTGCCACTTACGAATTCGCAGAAAACGCGACGAATTCGTCAGTCATGGGCGGCACGGAACTCCGTGTCCGAAATGACGGACTTCCGCTTTCGGAATGCGATTCCGCTCCGGCGAGAAGTCAAAATCGGCTCGCCCGCCGGTCCCTAGCGTCCGCGCGCTTCGCGCGCTCCCGTCCGGGACCTGCGGGACGAGCACTCCAGCAAGAAATCAGGACCCCAGCACGACACGTTTGGCGCCGCGCTGCTCGAGCCACGTCTTGATGCGCGGTCCGTGCTCGCCCTGCACCACGATGTCGCCGTCCTCGATCGTCGCGCCGGTGCCGAGCGCGTGCTTGAGCTCCTTCGTGATCGCCTCGAGCGCGTGCTCGGCGATGCCCGAGATCGTCGTCACCGTCTTGCCGCCGCGGCCCTTTCGGCTCTTGGCGACGACGATCTTCGCGCCACCGAACGGATCCTTCGCGGCGGGCGCGCTCGGGGCAGCGGTCTCGGGCGCGCGCTCGGGACCGGCGGGCAGCGCGTCGCGCAGCGAGGCGAGCGACGAGAACGGCGAGCTCGGCTTCTTGGGATCGGCCACGGGTGCGAATCCTAGCCCGCCCTGCCCTCAGCCGGCATTGCGCACGCCGGCGGCGATGCCGTGGATCGAGAGCAAGAGCGCGCGCTCGAGCGGAGGATCGACGTCGCCCTCGCCCGCCGCGCGCACCCGGCGCAGGAGCTCGACCTGCAGGCGATGGATCGGCTCCACGTACGGGTTGCGCAGCTCGATCGAGCGCGCGATGCGCGGCTCGTCCTTCAGCAGCGGGCCCTCGATGACCTCGCAGACCCGCGCGATCGTCTCCTCGCGCGCCTCGAGCACGCGGCGCGCGAGCTCGTCCTCGCCCGGCGCGAGCGCGAGGTACGCGCGGAAGATCGCGTCGTCGCTCATGGCGAGGCTCATCTGCGCGTTGTCGAGCATCGTGCGGAAGAAGGGCCACGCGCGGTACATCCCTCGCGCGCGCTCGACGCCGATCTCGCGCAGCGCGACGTGCACGCCGTACCAGCCGGGCACGTTCGCGCGGTTCTGCGTCCACGACATGACCCACGGGATCGCGCGCAGGTTCGCGAGCGTCGGCGGGCCGGGCCTGCGCACCGGGCGCGACGCGATGCGCAGGTGGGCGATCTCGTTGATCGGCGTGACCGCCTCGAAGAACGCGAGGAAGCGCGGGTGCTCCACGAGCTCGCGGTAGGTGCGCACGCTCGCGTCGGTCGCGCGCGCCATCGCGTCGGTCCACTCGGTCGGCAGATCCTCGCGCGGCGCGGCCGCTGCGACGAGCAGCGCGTAGAGGCCCTGCTCGAGGTTGCGCCGCGCGCGCTCGGGGTGGCTGTACTTGTCGGCGAGCGCCTCGCCCTGCTCGGTGATGCGCAGCCCCGCGCCGATCGTGCCCGCGGGCTGGCCGAGGATGCCGCGCACCATGGGCCCGCCGCCGCGCCCGATGCTGGTGCCGCGACCGTGGAAGAAGCGGAAGCGGACGCCCGAGCCCTCGCACACCTCGGCGATGCGCCGCTGCGCGTCGTAGAGCGACCAGTACGCGGCGAAGAAGCCCGCGTCCTTGTTGCTGTCGCTGTAGCCGATCATCACCTCCTGCACGTCGCTGCCGAGGTGCTCGCGGTACGCGGGGATCGCGAGGACCTCGCGCAGCACGTCGGGCGCGCGCTCGAGATCGGCCTTGGTCTCGAAGAGCGGGACCGGCAGCACGCGCACGCCGACCTCGCGCGCGAGGACGAGCACCTCGAGCAGATCCGAGACGTCCTCGCTCATCGAGGTGATGTAGCGACCGAACGCGCGCGGCCCGGCGCGATCGATCGCGTCGCGCGTGGCGCGCAGCGGCCCGAGCACGAGCTCGAGCTCGGGCGACGGCACCTCACCCACGCCGAGCAGCGGGCGACGGGTCTTCAGCTCCTCGACGATCACCGCGCGCTTGCCGTGCTCGTCGAGCGACGCGTAGCCGGGACGTCCGCCGCGCTCGAGCAGCTGCGCGACCGCGGCGCCGGTCTTGTGCGAGTGCTCGCGCACGTCGAGCGACACGAGGTGCGTGCCGAAGACGCGCGCCCGCACGCGCAGCGGCATCGCGAAGGCATCGGCGCTGCGGCGCTGCCCCGCGGCGCGCAGCGTCTCTTCGATCTGGGTGAGCGCGCGCACCGGCTCGACGCGGCTCGTCGCGGCGTCGTCGTCGAGCGCGTCGTAGAGCGTGCGCAGCGCGGCGCGCCACGGCTCTGCTCCATCGCCGAGCGACTCGGGAACGGAGTGCACGCGCGAGGCGTGCTGGCTCAGGCTCGTGAACGAGTCGTCGATGCACTCGCGCAGCATCGTGCGCGCGCGCTCGGTGTGGAGCTCGAACGTCTCGCGCGTGACCTCGGGCGTGACGTTGGGGTTGCCGTCGCGATCCCCGCCCATCCACGAGCAGAGCGCGAGCGGCAGCGGCAGCGAGGCCTCGACGCCGTACACCTCGCGGAACGCGCGCGAGAGATCGCGCGCGAGCTGCGGGAGCACCGACGCGATCACCGGTACGTACGCGAGGCCGCCCTGCACCTCGTCGCGCACGGTGGGCTGCACCCGGCGCAGCTCGAGCGTCCCCCAGAGCGCCTCGACGTGCGCGGTGACGCGCTCCAGCGCGTCGGGATCGGAGAGGCGCGGGATCTCGCCGGCGATCGCGGCGAGGTGCTCGCGTACGGTCCGCCGTCGCATCTCGGTGGGGTGCGCGGTGAACGTGAGCCCGAGCTCGACGCGCTCGACCAGCGCGCGCGCGGCGCCCGCATCGAGCCCACGCGCCGCGAGCGCGCGGAACGCCTCCTCGACGCCTTCCTTGCGCGGCCCCGGGCGCTCGGCGACGCGGCGCACGCGCTCGTTCTCCTCGGCCATGTTCACGAGCTGGAAGTACATCGAGAACGCGCGGACCAGGCCCTCGGCATCGCTGGGCGACACCGACGCGAGCCGCGTCTGCAGCGCGCTCGTGTCCGCGCCGCGCGCGTCGGCGCTGGCAGCGCGCAGCGCCTTGGTGCGGGTGCGGACCTCCTCGACGAGCTCGAAGAACGGGACGCCTTCCTGCTCGCGCAGCACCGTGCCGAGCACGCGCCCGAGCACG is a window encoding:
- a CDS encoding AraC family transcriptional regulator encodes the protein MLDPVTEVLSAMRVRSAIYFRLDATAPWGVDFRGPAHAKFGMVVRGSCWLSVAGEERPLALRAGDCFLVASDATFALRDARNTRAVPCSELVARKVGNVVEHGGGGPATSVVCGWFELDAWGSTPLVDLLPRVLCVATDGAEATALRATLDLLAAETSTPGVGSPIVVSRLADLVLVQMIRAHHAAGRGNELRWLGALADVRLGPALRAMHADLERPWSVESLAELAGMSRSAFALRFREHVGEAPLAYLTRWRLYKAGCLLRSTQEGLASIADRVGYASVGAFVRAFRRAHGQSPTEFRRSA
- a CDS encoding NAD(P)H-binding protein, whose product is MILVTGANGTIGSHVVPRLLARGERVRALVRDAARAAKLGPDVEIVVGDLTRPETLDRAFARVDRVFLATTGSDLPQQEANAIAAAERAGVGHVVKLSVMMPEGTPRIGSASWHEASERTLRASRLAWTMLRGGNFASNALAFADPTSPLASVFALAGDGGLAHVDPRDIADVAVLALTSGSAHHGRVYDLTGATPLSYREVVRILASITGKPIVLRERPPAEIRAELLAGGFPADLANAFVGAMSAVREGVWDHVSPDVERLLGRPPRAFEEWARDHAHFFA
- a CDS encoding TetR/AcrR family transcriptional regulator, yielding MPTPTFFRLPDEKRERFVEEAINEFADRSYAEASLSQIVKRIGIAKGSVYQYFADKLDLYRWLLTEEVPRRRREFVGVIDDADADFWAALETQIERGMAFLVEHPKLARITAAAADPTAHEEVRGLHRAVCQAGEAELERSLERGIRRGAISKDVDPKIAVHFVTAITGPGLTNVVLQELGADLHEILASDELRRRLDPRRRRRLAKQALLLIQRGLGA
- a CDS encoding SDR family oxidoreductase encodes the protein MLSYDFSGRVALVTGGTSGIGRATALAFARAGADVVIAARDEARSTEVLTELEEHRVRALFTRMDVRDAASIARAIETIAARFGRLDFAINNAGAGGDMQPLETADQAIWDDTMAINARGTWLAMRHEIPLMLKTGGGAIVNASSIYGIAGKPAHHAYVASKHAVLGLTKSVALEYASRGIRVNALCAGVTRTPAMRAAESVVPEIVKALVAQHPMGRMASEEEVAAAAVWLCSEGAGFVTGAPLHVDGGFLAA
- a CDS encoding S41 family peptidase, with product MRHVALVVLAMALASCGASGPPPSAASDLRALARFVLDVHPRPHAYVDDETFDALVEDEAAHLEELEDATDVELGRAMHRVLAQLHDGHVAIALPTFQTGPLSLLPLLPKRAGATFFVDASSPELPHGTVLLAIDGEPIEALWSELEGMVLADGTHESARRAALERAFARHFHVARGTRETYVVRVREPDGTERDVELEGVDRDVLATLADARRSAPVWGPRSTEAQPWPFVVAIDDTTVLLRLPAFGIADQDEYLRRVDAIFATIDPDSTLVLDVRGNEGGLRTHGIAVLNHVLGRAYAQWARMETRVTRIPDAHRAQVSFPYVPEEALPSLFPGAPDEEGRFVHEGDPLASMMTPHGAGHRGRVVAFVDGHTNSAAVEMITALRAFRPDAELIGEETGGECGRHVGEMPVLYTTPALGVAVLTSIIELTHVEVAGCEAGRGHVPARLVRYDESHFLAGADPYLDAL
- the epsC gene encoding serine O-acetyltransferase EpsC; the protein is MRADPKRYRELEDAIDGVVASYTGELEIDNLESAALPSKRAVIEALDHLKPVLFMGFYATRGLHRDSLRHAIATHLHAAHQLLVEQIERALTYDHWMGRTDRVLPAGSGEAVVLGLFRDLPALRRTLNGDVRAAYDGDPAAKNIEEIVFSYPSIEAVTAYRIAHRLSGAGVPMLPRILTEHAHARTGIDISPGARIGERFFIDHGTGVVIGETAVIGNDVKLYQNVTLGALSVPNREDAPGKKRHPTIEDEVTIYSGATILGGDTVIGRGSVIGGNVWLTKSVPPGSKVFGRGKSEPEET
- the cysM gene encoding cysteine synthase CysM — its product is MKSILDRVGNTPLVMLETGVDRAGIRLLGKLEGNNPGGSVKDRPARSMILRAEARGDLRPGMKLIEPTSGNTGIALAMIAAARGYAIELVMPANATAERVKQMRALGATVILTPADAGMEGAIDHAREKVATGGYLMLDQFGNADNWRAHYESTGPEIWRDTDGTITHFVSSMGTTGTIMGTSRYLKEQRESVQIVGCQPTEGSSIPGIRRWPIEYLPKIYEPERVDRVIDVEQRDAEHTARTLARREGVFVGVSSGGAVWAARQVCAELAREGRDGVVVCILCDRGDRYLSSPLFEHQD
- a CDS encoding OsmC family protein, translated to MAGKTMRVRLDRIGTAAFEAVAEGSGGKVVLDGSPEIGGEGRGMRPMELMLTAIASCAAMDVVHILRKQREPLESLHIEVEGDRADATPAPFTAIRVVLVANAAVDAHKLERAVSLAVEKYCSATASLDPSISVTWEARRA
- a CDS encoding STAS domain-containing protein; the protein is MSLANVTPEQQRIAELEAELARSKDLLTALIDHSVDGILVFDAAGGRHQNPAARALLEDDRTKVDDWKQESQFFRPDRVTPMPLEETGGMRAMKGEFVDHELLWFVDVRGRGFMLAGQARPLAGGGAVVIFRDVTERMALEADLAARNEALAKREIENRELIERLRVALDELSTPVLEVREDVLVLPVIGLVDTQRSAQMSERLLAEIVRTRAKHVIVDLTGVELLDTSTADRFAKLARAVELLGARCILSGLQPAVAQMLVELGGDFGGLETQRNLRHALEACARQIERRGERSKALRNP
- a CDS encoding translation initiation factor; its protein translation is MADPKKPSSPFSSLASLRDALPAGPERAPETAAPSAPAAKDPFGGAKIVVAKSRKGRGGKTVTTISGIAEHALEAITKELKHALGTGATIEDGDIVVQGEHGPRIKTWLEQRGAKRVVLGS